A window of Strigops habroptila isolate Jane chromosome 5, bStrHab1.2.pri, whole genome shotgun sequence contains these coding sequences:
- the LOC115607820 gene encoding mitochondrial chaperone BCS1 codes for MPFSDFVLALKDNPYFGAGFGLVGVGTALAFARKGAQFGLVAFRRHYMITLEVPSSDKSYHWLLNWISHHAKHTQHLSVETSYLQHESGRVSTKFDFVPSPGDHFIWYRKKWIRIERNREKQMIDLNTGTPWESVTFTALGTNREIFFNILQEARELALQEQEGKTVMYTAMGAEWRQFGFPRRRRPLSSVVLEEGVSERLVQDVKEFIGNPKWYSDRGIPYRRGYLLYGPPGCGKSSFITALAGELQYSICLLSLSDRSLSDDRLNHLLSVAPQQSIILLEDVDAAFVSRDLAAENPTVYQGMGHLTFSGLLNALDGVASTEARIVFMTTNYVDRLDPALVRPGRVDLKQYVGHCSRWQLACMFQRFYPEQPPAAAQRFAEQALEASKQISAAQVQGHFMLYKMDPEGAISNIRSILL; via the exons ATGCCCTTTTCTGACTTTGTCTTAGCCCTGAAGGACAACCCGTACTTTGGGGCTGGGTTTGGTCTCGTTGGGGTGGGCACAGCCCTGGCATTTGCCCGGAAAGGGGCCCAGTTTGGACTGGTGGCATTCAGGCGCCACTATATGATCACTTTGGAGGTGCCCAGCAGCGATAAGAGCTACCACTGGCTGCTGAACTGGATCTCCCACCATGCCAAGCACACGCAGCACCTCAGCGTGGAGACGTCATACCTGCAGCATGAGAGCGGGCGCGTCAGCACCAAGTTCGACTTTGtgcccagccctggggaccATTTCATCTG GTATCGCAAGAAGTGGATCCGCATTGAGCGCAACCGGGAGAAGCAGATGATCGACCTGAACACGGGCACCCCCTGGGAGTCTGTCACCTTCACTGCGCTGGGCACCAACCGCGAGATCTTCTTCAACATCCTGCAGGAAG cGCGGGAGctggcactgcaggagcaggaggggaagacGGTCATGTACACGGCCATGGGGGCAGAGTGGCGGCAGTTCGGCttcccccgccgccgccggcccctcAGCTCTGTGGTGCTGGAGGAAGGTGTGTCTGAGAGGCTGGTCCAGGACGTGAAGGAGTTCATCGGCAACCCCAAGTGGTACAGCGACAGAG GGATCCCCTACCGAAGAGGCTACCTGCTGTATGGTCCTCCTGGCTGCGGGAAAAGCAGCTTCAT cacagccctggctggcGAGCTGCAGTACAGTATCTGCCTGCTGAGCCTCAGTGACCGCAGCCTCTCTGATGACCGGCTCAACCACCTCCTGAGCGTGGCACCACAGCAGAGCATCATCCTGCTGGAGGACGTGGATGCTGCCTTCGTCAGCCGGGACCTTGCTGCTGAGA ACCCAACTGTGTACCAAGGCATGGGGCACCTGACCTTCAGCGGCCTCCTCAATGCACTGGATGGCGTGGCCTCCACAGAGGCCAGGATTGTCTTCATGACCACCAACTACGTGGACAG GCTGGACCCGGCGCTGGTGCGGCCCGGCCGCGTGGATCTCAAGCAGTACGTGGGCCACTGCTCCCGCTGGCAGCTCGCCTGCATGTTCCAGCGCTTCTACCCCGAGCAGCCGCCGGCTGCGGCCCAGCGCTTTGCGGAGCAGGCGCTGGAGGCCTCCAAACAGATCAGCGCTGCCCAGGTGCAGGGCCACTTCATGCTCTACAAGATGGACCCTGAAGGAGCCATTTCAAACATACGCTCCATCCTGCTGTGA